A genomic segment from Desulfurispirillum indicum S5 encodes:
- a CDS encoding tyrosine-type recombinase/integrase, whose amino-acid sequence MNTRDMEKHYQRYLKYECGLSQQTIDRYLFEMRRFLEFLQQEELTVETAGPRELRMYLTHKAMGKSKSTYANVLCYVRAIFNWLQYEGFLEENPARDLKSPKGAYKNEMPVFLKDDEQKRLRAYLNGLERNFHNDRDTAVMLCVLYTGMRASEICQLTRRNFHRQGKAFQITRKGQKEQILPIADALMEILQFYWYEHMDSIDSDFFFCRTNGKPLTPYIIWQRTSLHIKAAGIDLPRKRGAHLLRHTFATNLVRKGVNLIEIQRLLGHSHVAVTEIYTHTSPEGLRSAVSVLD is encoded by the coding sequence ATGAACACCAGGGATATGGAAAAACACTATCAGCGGTATCTGAAATACGAGTGTGGTCTGTCACAACAGACAATAGACCGCTATCTCTTTGAAATGCGCAGGTTTCTTGAATTCCTTCAACAGGAAGAACTCACTGTGGAAACCGCAGGGCCGCGAGAATTGCGCATGTACCTGACCCACAAGGCCATGGGGAAGAGCAAGTCAACCTATGCCAACGTCTTGTGTTATGTGCGGGCGATCTTTAACTGGCTGCAATATGAAGGGTTTCTCGAAGAGAATCCCGCCAGGGATCTCAAGAGCCCCAAAGGAGCCTATAAAAATGAGATGCCGGTTTTCCTCAAAGACGATGAACAGAAGCGCCTGCGGGCCTATCTGAACGGGCTGGAGCGCAACTTTCACAATGACCGCGACACAGCGGTCATGCTGTGTGTTCTGTACACCGGCATGCGGGCCTCCGAAATCTGCCAGTTAACCCGCAGAAACTTCCATCGCCAGGGCAAGGCCTTCCAGATAACCCGAAAGGGCCAGAAGGAGCAAATTCTGCCCATTGCGGACGCTTTAATGGAAATCCTGCAGTTTTACTGGTACGAGCACATGGACTCCATTGACTCTGACTTTTTTTTCTGCCGCACCAACGGCAAACCACTGACACCCTACATTATCTGGCAGCGTACCAGCCTGCATATCAAAGCGGCGGGCATTGACCTTCCTCGCAAGCGCGGGGCACACCTGTTGCGTCACACCTTTGCCACGAATCTGGTGCGCAAGGGTGTAAACCTCATTGAAATACAGCGTCTGCTTGGGCACTCCCACGTGGCGGTGACAGAAATTTATACCCATACGTCGCCGGAAGGCCTGCGCAGCGCCGTCAGTGTTCTCGATTGA
- a CDS encoding phenylacetate--CoA ligase family protein, which translates to MLWNEEFETLPREALEALQLKRLQNTCARVYANVPYYRAAFDQAGITPADIKSLNDLHRLPFTGKQDLRDNYPYGMFCTPMEHVVRIHASSGTTGKPTVVGYTRRDIDTWSELMARCFAAAGVTRGDIVHNAYGYGLFTGGLGAHYGAEKVGASVIPMSGGNSKKQIMIMQDFGSTVLTATPSYALHLAEVAQEEGIPMESLKLKVGIFGAEPWSDAMRHELESKLHLDAIDIYGLSEIMGPGVSIECREAKHGMHIMEDHFIPEIIDPDTGESLPLGEKGELVFTTITKEAFPLIRYRTRDITRLISEPCRCGRTFYRMEKVSGRSDDMLIIRGVNVFPSQIEALLINVKGIEPHYQLIVDTHDHMDTLEVQVEVNQQLFSDEIRHLQNLSKSIQKDIKDLYGISSKVSLVEPKTITRSQGKAVRVIDRRKDK; encoded by the coding sequence ATGTTATGGAATGAGGAATTTGAAACCCTTCCCCGGGAAGCCCTTGAGGCCCTTCAACTGAAACGACTGCAAAATACATGCGCCCGTGTCTACGCCAACGTACCCTATTACCGCGCTGCATTCGACCAGGCAGGGATAACGCCCGCTGATATCAAAAGCCTCAATGACCTGCACCGGTTGCCCTTCACGGGCAAGCAGGATCTGCGTGACAATTATCCCTATGGTATGTTCTGCACCCCCATGGAGCATGTGGTTCGCATACACGCTTCCAGCGGCACCACAGGCAAGCCTACAGTTGTAGGTTACACCAGACGTGATATTGACACCTGGTCGGAGCTCATGGCCCGTTGCTTTGCCGCCGCAGGTGTCACGCGGGGCGATATTGTCCACAACGCCTATGGATACGGCCTTTTTACCGGAGGACTTGGCGCTCATTATGGCGCCGAGAAAGTTGGGGCATCCGTTATCCCCATGTCTGGTGGCAACAGCAAAAAACAGATTATGATCATGCAGGATTTCGGCTCAACGGTGCTGACGGCTACGCCATCCTACGCTCTGCATCTGGCAGAGGTTGCTCAGGAGGAAGGAATTCCCATGGAATCTCTCAAACTCAAAGTGGGTATTTTTGGCGCGGAGCCCTGGAGCGATGCCATGCGTCATGAGCTGGAGAGTAAACTGCATCTTGATGCCATCGACATCTATGGCCTGAGTGAAATCATGGGGCCAGGCGTCTCCATTGAGTGCCGTGAGGCCAAGCATGGTATGCATATTATGGAAGATCACTTCATTCCGGAAATCATAGATCCGGACACCGGCGAGTCCCTTCCCCTTGGTGAAAAGGGCGAGCTGGTATTCACCACCATCACCAAGGAGGCCTTTCCCCTCATTCGCTATCGAACACGCGACATTACACGTCTCATCAGCGAACCCTGCCGCTGTGGGCGCACCTTCTATCGCATGGAAAAAGTATCCGGGCGCAGTGATGATATGCTGATTATCCGTGGCGTCAATGTCTTCCCTTCCCAGATTGAAGCTCTGCTCATCAATGTCAAGGGCATTGAGCCTCACTATCAGCTGATTGTCGACACACATGACCATATGGATACCCTGGAGGTTCAGGTTGAAGTCAACCAGCAGCTCTTCAGCGATGAGATCCGCCATTTACAGAACCTCAGCAAAAGTATCCAGAAGGATATCAAGGATCTGTACGGCATCTCCAGTAAAGTGTCCCTGGTTGAACCCAAAACCATTACCCGCTCCCAGGGCAAAGCAGTACGGGTAATCGATCGCAGAAAGGATAAATGA
- a CDS encoding amino acid-binding protein yields MKVQQISIFIENQAGRLAEVTRCLAEGNINIRALSLADTQDFGILRLIVNDVQAARKLLEEKSFTVGITDVVAIKVPDKPGGMAAILAILDNCNINVEYMYAYVDRDFQDNAVIIFRFENLDDAIACLTAQGVDIVKGSELYGM; encoded by the coding sequence ATGAAAGTGCAACAGATATCGATATTTATCGAGAATCAGGCTGGCAGGCTGGCCGAAGTAACACGCTGTCTGGCTGAAGGCAATATCAATATCAGAGCCTTGAGCCTGGCTGATACCCAGGACTTTGGCATACTCCGGCTGATTGTCAACGACGTGCAGGCCGCACGTAAACTCCTTGAAGAGAAGAGCTTCACCGTTGGCATCACGGATGTCGTTGCCATTAAGGTTCCCGATAAACCAGGGGGTATGGCGGCAATTCTGGCCATTCTCGATAACTGCAATATCAATGTGGAATACATGTATGCCTATGTGGACAGGGACTTTCAGGATAATGCCGTGATTATCTTCCGCTTCGAAAATCTGGATGACGCCATCGCGTGTCTGACAGCCCAAGGAGTGGATATTGTCAAGGGAAGCGAGCTGTACGGCATGTAA
- a CDS encoding glucose-6-phosphate isomerase, translating into MITIDYTLTMKENVATGLNSEVLEAIDLRFRTQLHRQLEARLADSTYAFRAGLSIAHDELPSIKRFLQENLGGMRNFVVVGIGGSNLGNLVLDRAFRGNGKSIYYLDNVEPDKIHRLFQEINLQETVFNIITKSGSTSETLANYIAVRNVLERKRLPLQKHLIFTTDPQKGYLQEIRQRDGIPTFHIPSPLGGRFSVLSTVGLLSSGFKGIDLESLLQGAHAAANDCLSDSLRTNKGLLLAALYIANYQKGRTINVLMPYSDRLHPFGQWFRQLWAESLGKINRDGKPVGQTPVDALGTVDQHSQVQLYMEGPDDKIITFIEILRHQNDISLDGEIDYFNGQTMAKLLRAQLHATQIALLQKQRCSLRIEMDELNEWNMGYLMYLYMYATVAAGELLGVNPIDQPGVEQGKEYTYALLDRPEYHEQRIQYEKLCASLRKYCV; encoded by the coding sequence ATGATTACCATCGATTATACGCTGACCATGAAAGAGAACGTTGCTACCGGTCTGAACTCTGAAGTGCTTGAAGCCATTGACCTGCGTTTTCGCACGCAACTCCATCGGCAGCTTGAAGCCAGACTTGCCGACAGCACCTATGCCTTTCGTGCAGGCCTTTCCATAGCGCACGATGAGCTCCCTTCAATAAAACGATTTCTGCAGGAAAACCTTGGCGGGATGAGAAATTTCGTGGTTGTGGGCATCGGCGGTTCAAACCTCGGAAACCTCGTCCTCGACAGGGCATTTCGCGGAAATGGCAAGAGTATCTATTATCTTGACAATGTCGAGCCCGATAAGATTCACCGTCTTTTCCAGGAGATAAACCTGCAGGAGACAGTTTTTAACATTATCACCAAATCAGGGTCCACCTCTGAGACCCTTGCCAACTATATTGCCGTTCGCAATGTGCTGGAGCGCAAACGACTCCCCCTGCAAAAACATCTTATATTCACCACGGATCCGCAAAAAGGCTACCTGCAGGAAATACGGCAGCGCGATGGCATCCCTACTTTTCACATCCCCTCGCCACTGGGTGGACGATTCTCAGTTCTTTCAACCGTTGGACTTCTGAGCTCAGGATTCAAGGGTATAGACCTTGAGAGTCTGTTGCAGGGTGCCCATGCTGCTGCAAACGACTGTCTCTCTGATTCCCTGCGCACCAACAAAGGTCTGCTGCTGGCGGCACTTTATATCGCAAACTATCAGAAGGGACGCACCATCAATGTGCTCATGCCCTATTCCGACCGTTTGCACCCCTTTGGGCAGTGGTTCCGACAGCTCTGGGCCGAAAGTCTCGGGAAAATTAACCGCGATGGAAAGCCTGTTGGCCAGACTCCTGTGGATGCGCTTGGCACTGTTGACCAGCATTCCCAAGTGCAACTCTACATGGAAGGCCCCGACGACAAGATTATCACTTTTATCGAAATTCTTCGCCACCAGAATGATATTTCACTGGATGGTGAAATCGACTACTTTAATGGACAGACCATGGCAAAACTCCTGCGTGCACAGCTGCACGCAACCCAGATTGCCCTGCTGCAGAAACAGCGCTGCAGCCTGCGAATTGAGATGGATGAACTCAACGAGTGGAACATGGGTTATCTTATGTATTTATATATGTATGCGACCGTTGCCGCAGGTGAGCTGCTCGGGGTGAACCCTATAGATCAGCCTGGCGTAGAGCAAGGAAAGGAATATACTTACGCACTGCTTGACCGCCCGGAGTACCATGAACAAAGAATCCAATACGAAAAATTATGCGCATCTTTGCGCAAATATTGCGTATAA
- a CDS encoding HU family DNA-binding protein: MTKKELIGKMAEASGITKVQAEKALNAFIDSVSSTLKSGEKVTLVGFGTFQVSERAKRQGINPRTKTPITIPARKSPKFVPGKALKELVDK, encoded by the coding sequence ATGACGAAGAAAGAATTGATCGGTAAGATGGCTGAGGCTTCTGGTATTACGAAGGTTCAGGCGGAGAAGGCTCTGAATGCATTTATCGATTCAGTGAGCTCTACACTCAAGTCCGGAGAGAAAGTAACGCTTGTTGGTTTTGGTACTTTCCAGGTTTCTGAGCGTGCAAAGCGCCAGGGCATCAATCCCCGCACAAAAACACCCATCACCATCCCTGCTCGCAAGTCGCCCAAGTTTGTTCCCGGCAAGGCTCTGAAAGAGCTGGTGGACAAGTAA
- a CDS encoding D-alanyl-D-alanine carboxypeptidase family protein, translating to MNSDPLARNAFIRIITAPRLNQVLLGLFPFLFFSYLLISYYSMRPEEPRVGHLQIQMRAATQQMPFALPEFRLNQRSFFFPEASQLGAIIVVDANRQEIVYAKNLHEVMPIASLTKVFLMEELLDRIQQGALTFDKELRASTRSSLIGGSRVYLREHENTTIEQLAKATMIHSANDAAYLLGEVIGGGDANHAAQLLTAKAQTLGLKNTRLYNVNGLPNRGGPDNISTPYELAQFTFKLMARNPEIFEIASTEVDYFRRPGGQDFLLVNRNRPLVRLDYVTGLKTGYTNSAGFCVITTSNKNNRNLITVILNAPSSQIRDRAAKRLIDHFSTI from the coding sequence ATGAATTCTGATCCTCTGGCCAGAAACGCCTTTATTCGAATTATCACAGCGCCGAGACTGAACCAGGTTCTGCTCGGACTCTTCCCGTTTTTGTTCTTCTCCTATCTGCTGATCTCCTATTACAGTATGCGTCCGGAAGAACCGCGCGTGGGGCACCTGCAGATTCAGATGCGTGCAGCGACCCAGCAGATGCCCTTTGCGTTGCCGGAATTTCGTCTGAACCAACGTTCTTTTTTCTTTCCCGAGGCCTCGCAGCTTGGAGCCATAATAGTCGTTGACGCAAACCGGCAGGAGATCGTCTATGCCAAAAACCTGCACGAGGTTATGCCAATAGCTTCACTGACAAAGGTGTTTCTGATGGAAGAGCTTCTTGACCGTATTCAGCAGGGGGCCCTCACTTTTGACAAAGAATTACGGGCCTCGACCAGGTCTTCGCTTATCGGGGGTTCGCGAGTGTATCTGCGCGAGCACGAAAATACCACCATAGAGCAACTTGCCAAGGCCACGATGATTCACTCCGCCAATGATGCTGCCTACCTGCTGGGAGAGGTCATTGGTGGAGGTGACGCGAACCATGCCGCCCAGCTACTGACGGCCAAGGCACAGACTCTGGGGCTGAAAAACACCAGGCTCTATAACGTCAATGGTCTGCCGAACCGTGGAGGACCTGATAATATATCTACTCCCTATGAACTGGCACAGTTTACCTTTAAACTGATGGCGAGAAACCCGGAAATCTTTGAAATCGCCAGCACCGAAGTGGATTATTTCCGCCGTCCCGGAGGACAGGATTTTCTGCTGGTGAACCGCAATCGTCCTCTTGTGCGACTGGACTATGTCACTGGCCTGAAAACCGGTTATACCAACAGTGCAGGTTTCTGCGTGATCACCACATCGAACAAGAATAACCGTAATCTCATCACGGTGATTCTCAATGCGCCCAGCTCGCAGATCCGAGATCGCGCTGCCAAACGCCTCATTGATCACTTTTCAACGATCTGA
- a CDS encoding S41 family peptidase yields MKKILFVVAIFATMAATAFAINNDLLRQQLKLFSETLSYINVNYVEVPDQKELIYGAIQGMLTTLDPHSSFMKPETYQEFKTDTRGEFGGLGIQIAIRDRVLTVIAPIEDTPAWKAGIKSGDRIIRIENQATEGMSVMDAVRILRGEPNTPVTITIWREGQSTGKDFTIVRDIIKVKSVRHERYGDIGYVRITNFNENTSSELRDSLKDLESQPLSGLVLDMRNNPGGLLNQAIDVTSAFISPNKLVVYTEGRTSSRTELHSKVFDNKQREYPMVVLVNGGSASASEIVSGALQDYKRAIIMGTQTFGKASVQTVIPLSDGSGMRLTTARYYTPFGGAIQGVGITPDVIVEQGRIVRDEGTEGMREADIPGHIRGEFEGIPAEDNSTSEMPLDDLQLLRAIDVLSAIHVFGGKLDLNNK; encoded by the coding sequence GTGAAGAAGATACTTTTTGTTGTAGCCATATTTGCAACCATGGCAGCTACTGCTTTTGCCATAAACAACGACCTGCTTCGTCAGCAGCTCAAGCTTTTCAGCGAAACTCTGTCCTATATAAATGTCAACTATGTGGAAGTCCCTGACCAGAAAGAACTCATCTACGGTGCTATCCAGGGAATGCTCACCACTCTTGACCCCCATTCATCTTTTATGAAACCCGAGACCTATCAGGAGTTTAAAACTGATACGCGCGGGGAATTTGGTGGGCTTGGTATACAGATTGCCATTCGTGATCGGGTACTCACGGTCATTGCGCCCATTGAAGATACTCCGGCATGGAAGGCGGGCATTAAAAGCGGCGATCGTATCATCAGAATCGAAAACCAGGCCACCGAGGGCATGAGTGTGATGGACGCGGTGCGCATTCTGCGAGGTGAGCCCAACACGCCTGTCACCATTACCATCTGGCGTGAAGGCCAGAGCACGGGCAAGGATTTCACCATTGTCCGTGATATCATTAAAGTGAAAAGTGTGCGTCATGAGCGTTATGGAGATATTGGTTACGTACGCATTACCAACTTCAACGAGAATACCTCAAGTGAGCTGCGCGACTCTCTGAAGGACCTTGAAAGCCAGCCTCTGAGTGGACTTGTTCTGGATATGCGCAACAACCCGGGTGGATTATTGAATCAGGCAATTGATGTCACCAGTGCGTTCATCTCGCCGAACAAACTGGTCGTCTATACCGAAGGTCGTACCAGCAGTCGAACAGAGCTGCATTCCAAGGTTTTCGATAATAAACAACGTGAATATCCCATGGTGGTGCTCGTCAACGGTGGCAGTGCCTCCGCTTCGGAAATCGTCAGCGGTGCACTGCAGGACTATAAACGCGCGATTATCATGGGCACGCAGACCTTCGGGAAAGCCTCGGTTCAGACGGTTATTCCCCTCTCAGATGGCAGTGGCATGCGATTGACTACCGCGCGTTACTACACCCCTTTTGGCGGAGCCATACAGGGTGTCGGCATAACACCAGATGTTATCGTCGAGCAGGGGCGCATTGTGCGAGACGAAGGCACCGAGGGAATGCGTGAGGCAGATATTCCCGGCCATATTCGCGGCGAATTCGAAGGGATCCCTGCTGAGGACAACAGCACATCGGAAATGCCCTTGGATGACCTGCAGCTCCTCAGGGCCATTGATGTCCTCAGCGCCATTCACGTATTCGGTGGAAAACTGGATCTGAACAACAAGTAA
- a CDS encoding NAD(P)-dependent oxidoreductase, whose translation MRKRVARLTISPRQFQQLVPFEQKTLESAGFAYTCVHHEKGEIPHPAVRDAHVIIPNTSYAISAEVLAYFPNLEGILIPNSGYDHVDMAAVADRRIRWQHLPVPRSIDVSESTIMMMLDLLRKSSSIYQSMQQGHWVRNQIRGTGRLHGKDIGIIGYGVIGRRVSGMLKSFEPRSLGYYDPFVAADEVYDHAVQRYSDLKTLLSSCSVVSLHCSLTTSSQNMIDDEALSHLQPGSYLLNTARGKVVDESAVQRALNGGILAGYAADVFQDEPLGANHWMRSHPQVLCTPHIAGYTFEMLEQLVEHERAALISWYPEMRSSDR comes from the coding sequence ATGCGAAAGCGCGTTGCCCGTCTGACCATCTCACCCCGGCAGTTCCAGCAGCTGGTGCCATTTGAGCAGAAAACCCTGGAAAGTGCCGGATTTGCTTATACATGCGTGCATCATGAAAAGGGAGAAATACCTCACCCTGCGGTACGCGACGCCCATGTCATCATACCCAATACCTCCTATGCAATAAGTGCCGAGGTCCTGGCATACTTCCCCAACCTTGAGGGGATTCTGATACCGAATTCCGGGTATGACCATGTGGATATGGCGGCTGTGGCAGACCGTAGAATTCGCTGGCAGCATCTTCCAGTGCCACGCAGTATTGACGTCAGCGAGTCGACGATCATGATGATGCTGGATCTTCTGAGGAAGTCCAGCTCCATCTATCAATCCATGCAACAAGGGCACTGGGTACGCAACCAGATCAGAGGTACGGGACGTCTCCATGGCAAGGATATCGGCATTATCGGTTACGGCGTTATCGGCCGCAGGGTCAGTGGCATGCTGAAATCTTTCGAGCCGCGCAGCCTGGGATACTATGATCCTTTTGTCGCAGCAGATGAGGTATATGACCATGCTGTGCAGCGCTATAGCGATCTGAAAACCCTGCTCTCTTCATGCTCAGTGGTCAGTCTTCACTGTTCACTGACAACATCTTCACAGAATATGATCGACGACGAGGCACTGTCACACCTTCAACCAGGATCATACCTTCTCAATACTGCGCGGGGAAAAGTGGTCGATGAATCTGCGGTGCAAAGGGCTCTGAATGGGGGGATCCTTGCGGGTTATGCTGCGGATGTCTTCCAGGATGAACCTCTGGGTGCGAACCACTGGATGCGTTCACATCCACAGGTGCTGTGCACTCCCCATATCGCCGGTTACACTTTTGAAATGCTGGAGCAGCTCGTGGAACACGAACGCGCGGCTCTGATCAGCTGGTATCCGGAGATGCGGTCGTCAGATCGTTGA
- a CDS encoding divergent polysaccharide deacetylase family protein, which translates to MLLDYTRTSTGVENALQAVLLEHGISSGDITHEQMRLASRDNQQWNYYYREINVMGDDDLLALERKIMRALAPWKVRLSSREAGSRDNKAYYKIRLSLPQGITTHSLLFFTPEIAYHPAEPEGVPMDEIPVPPRPGTPLEPLQVEEPWEKPARIAIILDDAGDNFQLAKQAVQIHPAVTLSILPKRPFSREISQLLDRMGLEYMLHQPMEAQNPLINPGWAALLTTMDEEEIRSTFTAALESLPGVAGINNHMGSRFTQDPDRLRIVMEMIAERDLYFIDSYTTSDSQAYAVATEFQVSSGFRDVFIDNESDVEAILRQLDILVRDAQRYGSAIGIGHVRSRTIEALEEFTGRLEEMNVELVTPSVIVSHRKPAQISEIVNEDTQSSPDEF; encoded by the coding sequence GTGCTGTTGGATTATACCCGCACCAGCACGGGCGTTGAAAACGCACTGCAGGCTGTTCTTCTCGAGCACGGCATCTCATCCGGTGATATCACCCATGAACAGATGCGACTGGCCTCCCGCGATAATCAGCAGTGGAATTACTACTACCGCGAGATCAACGTCATGGGCGATGATGACCTCCTTGCCCTGGAACGTAAAATAATGAGAGCACTGGCCCCGTGGAAAGTGCGTCTTTCTTCTCGGGAAGCCGGTTCCCGGGACAACAAGGCGTACTACAAGATTCGGCTCTCTCTGCCCCAGGGGATCACGACCCATTCGCTGCTCTTCTTCACACCGGAAATTGCCTATCATCCGGCAGAGCCTGAAGGGGTGCCCATGGATGAAATACCGGTTCCTCCTCGTCCAGGAACACCTCTTGAACCCCTTCAGGTGGAAGAGCCGTGGGAGAAACCGGCGCGGATAGCCATTATCCTTGACGATGCCGGTGACAACTTTCAGCTGGCAAAACAGGCGGTACAGATCCATCCGGCGGTTACCCTTTCCATACTTCCGAAACGTCCTTTCTCCCGCGAAATATCGCAGCTTCTTGACCGCATGGGACTGGAATACATGCTTCATCAGCCCATGGAGGCGCAGAATCCCCTTATTAATCCCGGTTGGGCAGCGTTGCTGACTACCATGGACGAAGAAGAGATCCGCAGTACTTTCACCGCTGCTTTGGAGTCACTTCCCGGAGTCGCAGGGATTAACAATCACATGGGCTCCAGGTTTACTCAGGACCCTGACCGGCTGCGCATTGTCATGGAGATGATAGCGGAGCGGGACCTTTATTTTATCGACAGTTATACCACCAGCGACTCGCAAGCCTATGCCGTTGCCACAGAATTTCAGGTATCAAGCGGGTTCCGTGATGTGTTTATAGATAACGAAAGTGACGTGGAGGCCATCCTGCGACAGCTGGATATCCTGGTCCGTGATGCGCAGCGCTACGGTTCAGCCATCGGCATCGGTCATGTGCGCTCTCGCACCATTGAAGCACTGGAAGAATTTACTGGCCGGCTTGAAGAGATGAATGTTGAGCTGGTGACGCCTTCAGTCATTGTATCCCACCGAAAACCTGCTCAGATCAGCGAGATCGTAAATGAAGACACACAATCAAGTCCTGATGAATTCTGA